Proteins from a genomic interval of Aureimonas sp. AU20:
- the yjfF gene encoding galactofuranose ABC transporter, permease protein YjfF produces MNARFLPLLVTIIVFLAAFALSAAQYPTILSTRVAANLLTDNAFLGIVAVGMTFVILSGGIDLSVGSVIAFTGVFLAVTIQAGWHPYAMIPAILLIAAVFGAAMGAMIHYLQTPPFIVTLAGMFLARGGCYLLTTESIPINHPDFDALKQLYWVIPSGGRLSFVAMVMLAVFAIGMLIAHKTRFGTYVYALGGDRTSAELMGVPVGRVTIGIYALSSLLAGVAGVVFALYTSSGYSLATVGVELDAIAAVVIGGTLLTGGVGFVAGTLVGVLISGLIQTYIVFDGTLSSWWTKIAIGILLFAFITLQRVLTRRTSLAAAA; encoded by the coding sequence ATGAACGCCCGTTTCCTTCCCCTTCTCGTCACCATCATCGTGTTTCTCGCCGCCTTCGCCCTGTCGGCCGCGCAGTATCCGACGATCCTGTCCACCCGCGTCGCGGCCAATCTCCTGACCGACAATGCCTTTCTCGGCATCGTCGCCGTCGGCATGACGTTCGTCATCCTGTCGGGCGGCATCGATCTCTCGGTCGGCTCGGTGATCGCCTTCACCGGCGTCTTCCTCGCCGTCACCATCCAGGCCGGCTGGCATCCCTACGCGATGATCCCCGCCATCCTCCTCATCGCCGCCGTTTTCGGCGCGGCCATGGGCGCGATGATCCACTATCTCCAGACGCCGCCTTTCATCGTGACCCTCGCCGGCATGTTCCTGGCGCGCGGCGGCTGCTACTTGCTGACCACCGAGTCCATTCCCATCAACCACCCCGACTTCGACGCGCTGAAGCAGCTCTACTGGGTCATCCCCTCGGGCGGGCGTCTGTCCTTCGTCGCCATGGTGATGCTGGCCGTCTTCGCGATCGGCATGCTCATCGCCCACAAGACCCGCTTCGGAACTTATGTCTACGCGCTGGGCGGCGACCGAACCTCGGCCGAGCTCATGGGCGTGCCCGTCGGCCGCGTCACCATCGGCATCTATGCGCTCTCCAGCCTGCTGGCCGGCGTCGCGGGCGTCGTCTTCGCCCTCTACACGTCCTCGGGCTACTCGCTCGCGACCGTCGGCGTCGAGCTCGACGCCATCGCCGCCGTGGTGATCGGCGGGACGCTGCTCACCGGCGGCGTCGGCTTCGTCGCCGGCACCCTCGTCGGCGTCCTCATCTCAGGCCTGATCCAGACCTATATCGTCTTCGACGGAACGCTCTCGTCCTGGTGGACCAAGATCGCCATCGGTAT